A single window of Mycolicibacterium aurum DNA harbors:
- a CDS encoding purine-cytosine permease family protein, with protein sequence MSADSPAPPKVTDIEMHGVEPIPDAERTAGPLDLFRLTFGGANTIATVVLGSFPIIFGLSFRDALFATLLGVILGAAILAPMALFGPRNGTNNAVSSSAHLGVHGRVVGSFLSLLTAVAFFSISVWTSGDVLVGGVSRALGGAPDAAPNNIAVGVAYGVFALLVLVVCIYGFRFMLLVNKIAVVAATVLFLLGIVAFGGTFDPGYAGIFGPDADAATNALYWPSFVGAALIVMSNPVSFGAFLGDWARYIPRETPPWKSMAAAFCAQLATLVPFLFGLVTAAVVATNAPQFIDEGNYVGGLLAVSPGWYFLPVCLIALIGGMSTGTTALYGTGLDFSSVFPRFSRVQATVFIGALAILFIFVGRFAFNVVQSISTFAVLIVTCTAPWMVVMMIGWLVRRGWYDSDSLQVFNRRQRGGRYWFAHGWNWRGLGAWLVSAALSLCFVNLPGQFVGPLGDLASGIDLSIPVGLGLAAVLYPVLLVAFPEPRDAFGPEGPRLVPAGPAADTPITTVDKPGITTKTEDVTA encoded by the coding sequence ATGTCCGCCGACAGTCCCGCCCCACCCAAGGTCACCGACATCGAGATGCACGGCGTCGAGCCGATTCCCGACGCCGAGCGCACCGCCGGTCCCCTCGATCTGTTCCGGCTCACGTTCGGTGGCGCGAACACCATCGCCACCGTCGTCCTCGGCAGCTTCCCGATCATTTTCGGGCTGTCGTTCCGCGACGCGCTGTTCGCGACGCTGCTCGGCGTCATCCTCGGCGCCGCGATACTGGCGCCGATGGCGCTCTTCGGCCCGCGCAACGGCACCAACAACGCGGTCTCGTCGTCGGCCCATCTAGGTGTCCACGGCCGCGTCGTCGGATCGTTCCTGTCACTGCTGACCGCCGTCGCGTTCTTCTCGATCTCCGTGTGGACCTCGGGGGATGTACTGGTCGGCGGCGTCAGCCGCGCGCTCGGCGGAGCTCCGGACGCCGCCCCGAACAACATCGCGGTCGGTGTCGCCTACGGCGTCTTCGCGCTGCTGGTCCTGGTGGTCTGCATCTACGGCTTCCGGTTCATGCTGCTGGTCAACAAGATCGCCGTCGTCGCGGCCACAGTGCTGTTCCTGCTCGGCATCGTCGCGTTCGGCGGTACCTTCGACCCCGGGTACGCCGGGATCTTCGGCCCCGACGCGGACGCCGCCACCAATGCCCTGTACTGGCCGTCGTTCGTCGGTGCGGCCCTGATCGTGATGTCCAATCCCGTGAGTTTCGGTGCTTTCCTTGGTGATTGGGCGCGCTACATTCCGCGGGAGACGCCGCCGTGGAAGTCGATGGCCGCGGCGTTCTGCGCTCAGCTCGCCACGCTGGTGCCGTTCCTGTTCGGTTTGGTCACCGCGGCGGTGGTCGCGACCAACGCCCCGCAGTTCATCGACGAGGGCAACTACGTCGGCGGTCTGCTCGCGGTGTCTCCGGGCTGGTACTTCCTGCCCGTATGCCTGATCGCGCTGATCGGCGGCATGTCGACGGGGACGACCGCGCTGTACGGTACGGGACTCGACTTCTCCAGTGTGTTCCCACGATTCAGCCGTGTGCAGGCGACGGTGTTCATCGGCGCCCTCGCCATCCTGTTCATCTTCGTGGGGCGCTTCGCGTTCAACGTGGTGCAGAGCATCTCGACGTTCGCCGTGCTCATCGTCACGTGCACGGCGCCGTGGATGGTCGTGATGATGATCGGCTGGCTGGTCCGCCGCGGCTGGTACGACTCGGATTCGCTGCAGGTGTTCAACCGCAGGCAGCGAGGGGGCCGGTACTGGTTCGCGCACGGCTGGAACTGGCGGGGACTCGGTGCCTGGCTGGTGTCGGCGGCGCTGTCGCTGTGCTTCGTGAACCTGCCGGGCCAATTCGTGGGCCCGCTCGGCGATCTGGCCAGCGGCATCGACCTGTCGATCCCGGTGGGCCTGGGCCTGGCCGCGGTGCTGTACCCGGTGCTGTTGGTTGCTTTCCCGGAACCGCGCGACGCGTTCGGACCGGAGGGGCCGCGCCTGGTGCCGGCCGGACCCGCGGCAGACACTCCGATCACCACGGTCGACAAGCCCGGAATCACCACGAAGACAGAGGATGTGACCGCATGA